In Toxoplasma gondii ME49 chromosome VIII, whole genome shotgun sequence, a single genomic region encodes these proteins:
- a CDS encoding hypothetical protein (encoded by transcript TGME49_233950) — translation MQPSPESDTEPLSERKTRTFPKRGITGVDNVNSNELSQRLCSSCPSRAGHESLSTLSKSVPNGGDYDVQWHGFRDSNTRGGSEGGKDFRDHLNKRDRLSSTRINSPIFLSSGRTSVKHRAEESDSPSKRNEDAVWLLNRRNDRQHLRLMSQEAVYLVIDKDAVPVNARDLVLRWSWVFRGPHFSPLGTENRPLIQGWIWKLKRKTDSIACSLALATRASRIPYVGRHLVANKRFITIDIENRVFYYRKGNRSYSMPFYFDDIVSVDISELTWAKEFGFCGIHIRHDTPERSVCFCVQTKAAFHTWLYAFLLACNTQIALPYPPMLPHEAGDVRVSGQNIFGECLSQRPSTSFACALLLQTSSSDRQSKGRKRGICQVFVKFWRLTISPIFVKKSRGKKRTQDTEGSEEFVAEHCNEVNQISCTEDKLYVNELHSLRPPVPTVTDEAPPGPLSMKSMTFVCALSSYCRPTGFEHVRSPKLLDREQFGNENSGKLARCLSDSFPRKGSHLWPYFLDASARDQQRLPLQSCCSPPSRQKRNEVVLLTEPPAQFSGESLSRYDDETHLDEGITERQSVGINDRSDTCLSHELIQDSARSPRRPCADVSGNQNASASSAETNEGSCTEPTVDSFVFGERFKSITVPLRANSKERSGDTDDSYVSVTPAESDESWVTSLEH, via the coding sequence ATGCAGCCGTCTCCAGAGAGTGACACCGAGCCACTTTCGGAGCGGAAAACTCGTACTTTTCCAAAGCGTGGCATCACTGGGGTCGACAACGTCAACTCAAATGAGTTGTCACAGCGCCTCTGTTCCAGTTGTCCGTCGAGAGCGGGACATGAGAGTCTTTCTACTTTATCGAAATCTGTTCCAAATGGCGGGGATTATGACGTACAGTGGCATGGGTTTCGGGATTCGAATACGCGGGGGGGCTcagaaggaggaaaggatTTCCGGGACCATCTCAACAAACGAGATCGTTTAAGTAGCACGCGGATAAATAGTCCGATTTTCCTCAGTTCTGGCCGTACTTCTGTGAAGCACAGAGCTGAAGAGAGTGACTCTCCCAGCAAACGCAACGAAGATGCTGTTTGGCTATTGAATCGGAGGAACGATAGACAACATCTCCGTCTCATGTCTCAGGAGGCTGTATATTTGGTGATTGACAAAGATGCTGTGCCGGTGAATGCCCGTGACCTGGTTCTCCGATGGTCATGGGTTTTCCGCGGTCCTCACTTTTCTCCGTTGGGGACAGAAAATCGTCCCTTGATTCAGGGTTGGATTTGGAAattgaagagaaaaacagattcAATTGCTTGCTCTTTGGCGCTGGCAACACGAGCAAGCCGGATCCCGTACGTCGGTCGCCACTTGGTTGCGAACAAACGGTTCATAACCATCGACATCGAGAATCGAGTGTTCTACTACCGTAAAGGCAACCGAAGCTACAGTATGCCGTTCTATTTTGATGACATTGTGTCTGTTGACATATCCGAGCTAACGTGGGCAAAGGAGTTCGGTTTCTGCGGCATTCACATCCGGCACGACACACCCGAAAGGAGCGTTTGCTTCTGTGTCCAGACAAAGGCGGCATTCCACACTTGGCTCTATGCATTTCTCCTTGCGTGCAATACCCAAATTGCTCTTCCTTATCCACCTATGCTCCCGCATGAAGCTGGAGATGTGCGTGTTTCCGGTCAGAACATCTTTGGTGAGTGCTTGAGCCAGCGACCGTCCACATCGTTCGCTTGTGCTTTGCTGCTGCAGACGAGCTCAAGTGACCGGCAAAGCaaggggagaaagcgaggaatATGTCAGGTGTTTGTGAAGTTCTGGCGCCTAACAATCTCGCCAATCTTTGTGAAGAAGTCAcggggaaagaagcggaCACAAGATACCGAAGGTTCTGAAGAGTTCGTAGCTGAGCATTGTAACGAAGTGAACCAAATAAGTTGCACTGAAGACAAGTTGTATGTGAATGAACTTCACTCACTCCGGCCACCAGTTCCGACCGTAACTGATGAGGCGCCACCAGGGCCGCTGTCAATGAAGTCGATGACATTTGTCTGTGCCTTGTCCAGTTATTGTCGCCCGACAGGCTTTGAACATGTGCGATCGCCGAAGTTGCTTGACAGGGAACAGTTTGGAAATGAGAACTCGGGCAAACTTGCCCGGTGTCTCAGTGACTCCTTTCCACGGAAGGGATCCCATCTTTGGCCATATTTCTTGGATGCAAGTGCGCGTGATCAACAACGACTTCCATTGCAAAGTTGTTGCTCGCCGCCATCGCGGCAGAAACGAAATGAGGTTGTGCTTTTGACAGAGCCTCCCGCTCAGTTTTCAGGGGAGAGTCTCAGTCGCTATGACGACGAAACACATCTGGACGAAGGCATAACCGAGCGACAAAGTGTAGGGATAAATGATCGCTCGGACACGTGCTTGTCGCATGAATTGATACAAGATTCTGCGCGTTCGCCCCGACGGCCCTGCGCAGATGTTTCCGGTAACCAAAACGCTTCAGCGAGTAGTGCAGAAACAAATGAAGGATCGTGCACCGAGCCGACAGTTGATTCGTTCGTATTTGGGGAGAGATTCAAGTCAATCACCGTGCCACTCCGGGCGAATTCGAAAGAACGAAGCGGCGACACTGATGATTCCTATGTCTCTGTGACACCTGCGGAATCTGACGAGTCATGGGTCACTTCTCTCGAGCACtaa